Within Xanthomonas theicola, the genomic segment AGTACTGCAGCGCGCGCACCACCGGCGTGCCCTGCTCGTCCAGGTAGGCGTACAACGAATCGCCGATCGCCTGCGGATCGGGCACGGTGCGCTGCGGCAGCACCGCCTTCTCGTAGGCCATCACCCGGCCGTCGGCGCTGCGCAGGCGGGTCAGCGACGCCACCACGGTGTCCGGCGACAGGCCCAGGCGCAGGATCTCCTCGCCGTGCGCTGGGCGCACGCGCCGTTCCAGCCAGCGCGTGCCCGGCTCCAGGCCCTTCATGCGCAGGGTCTCGCTGAAGCTGGCCAGACCACTGAGCTGGTGCTGGATCTGCGAGGTGATGAACGTGCCGGCGCCCTGCCGGCGCGAGACCAGGCCCTGTTCGACCAGCGCATCCACCGCCTGGCGCAGGGTCACCCGCGACACCTGCAGCTGCTCGCACAGCTGGCGTTCGGCCGGCAAGGCCTCGCCCGGTTGCCATTGCCCCCCCTTGATCGCCTCCACCAGCTTGCTGGCCAACTGCAGGTACAACGGGGTCGGCGCGCTCGGGTCCACGGCCAGGCCCGCCAGTCTGGG encodes:
- a CDS encoding GntR family transcriptional regulator, coding for MAGLAVDPSAPTPLYLQLASKLVEAIKGGQWQPGEALPAERQLCEQLQVSRVTLRQAVDALVEQGLVSRRQGAGTFITSQIQHQLSGLASFSETLRMKGLEPGTRWLERRVRPAHGEEILRLGLSPDTVVASLTRLRSADGRVMAYEKAVLPQRTVPDPQAIGDSLYAYLDEQGTPVVRALQYFRAINLPARLAGHLGMKEGEAILHVVRVGYTRDGSAIELTDTYCHNDYYDFVAELRR